The Streptomyces sp. NBC_00440 genome contains a region encoding:
- the dpdJ gene encoding protein DpdJ, whose product MTEHLDVRFANELLNHLEDRELPLLAWGVTEAALSKAEVIETIDSLLHSHEAAPADMSVDAVLEEFLLRALLFEVPVPVTSPPRYRTRLAESLRLTTGLRQLFARGGWAQEERPGWWQHQRRLVADYRLHVAPRRYPHRDIPASDALRELAQLPQWGEVQERVAAAQLRGRELARFQLDATCSVFTSLSSQRSKGIIVGAGTGSGKTLSFYLPAFAAMAEHAHPGRAKRVHTLALYPRKELLRDQLRESIRSVDDVEEALHESRRRPIRVGALYGDTPWNAQDRRVEPNSGLATAWKRTPQGVVCPFLPCPAQDCGTGELQWTDEDRRQGRERLTCTRCGYTLKDGRLALTRESLKKNPPDLLFTTTEMLNRCSGDSYLEWLLGWCGSNSAPSLVLLDEVHTYSGLHGAQVALLLRRWREAAHRPMTFVGLSATLRDADKFFAQLVGLRPSDVDPIEPADEAMKSEGREYALALRGDPVSGTSLLSTSIQTAMLHGRMLDLDKKQYLYGSTGFLFTDDLDVTNRFYNDLRDAEGGQNRAGRRNGRRPVLAGLRSSERNEHAARYVDGQSWDIAEKIGHDLDPTLQLHHLHVGRTSSQDVGVDHDANLTVATAALEVGFNDPRVGLVLQHKAPRDAAAFIQRRGRAGRERGTRPITVVTLSDYGRDRLAYQAYETLFAPQVPARSLPIGNRFVLKIQATQALLDWASRKLRSKKLWADPRKILKAPIGHAVRNEDRPGHDMLTSLLQAILDKPDLQDELAQHLGRALQINADEVQALLWEQPRSLLLSVVPTALRRLRSDWSFQRIDPGAKEGSLLPEFITRSLFEPLNLPEVELLLPFNTNDTLEQLPIARALREAVPGRVSRRFGHRRDEHRTWLPVPPVGSSTLPLTQIVQHADPEGTWHPDGYASEGLQVFRPTQLKLEQPGQEISDRSQGLPIWGSQIVVSEEAPPAPADIPNPSLWHERVQAVRFATHAAGNPIEMRRMTIGADCQVALERGEVETRKVYYELHGKPVALGFRLGVDAVQVLLRPLNTSEPAVREYLSSPQWRSLAFSYTFAEDPALEEVANKFQRAWLGQVYLTAFALEGIKQSRTAVEIRASLANGAWTGELSRILSVLYRDNSDPDQAVENARLIDGLTELLRDARVLTAVDRAAEHLVDPNIAVRTEDLAQRTYRDTVAAAILSAAQRACPDSQDGDLIVDVAPGATSSAPTVVWLSETSVGGLGVVESLVRFYGEDPRRFWGLVTSALAPSDYEYVDATLTQLLRHLADEPGGDAAEAMRALRGAEDAEAAEEALNSLLAAWEQLDGPPRRTAVSALSTRLLRPGAGPDTDAQALAMVDAWAGLEQRLGVEVDANVIAFAVGDNRLNVGGGKRLTADQAFSMLWPRGRQARTQDLQHYQPYADAPVLDRLLVREAHNDRLPEVDVTASDWVLAYQKAMTDSGAADLICPAGESQALAEALVRVPALPVDRDVLRVHGEVRSYARHRDELRVRVELREATQ is encoded by the coding sequence GTGACAGAGCACCTCGACGTTCGCTTCGCGAACGAACTCCTGAACCACTTGGAAGACCGTGAACTGCCACTGCTGGCCTGGGGCGTCACGGAGGCTGCCCTCTCTAAGGCCGAGGTGATAGAGACCATCGACAGTCTCTTGCACAGTCACGAGGCTGCCCCGGCCGACATGTCCGTCGACGCTGTGCTGGAGGAGTTCCTGCTCCGTGCCTTGCTGTTCGAGGTGCCAGTGCCTGTGACGTCGCCACCGCGGTATCGCACCCGCTTGGCGGAGTCACTCAGGCTCACAACTGGTCTTCGGCAGCTCTTTGCCCGAGGTGGCTGGGCGCAGGAGGAGCGGCCTGGCTGGTGGCAGCATCAGCGGCGCCTCGTCGCTGACTACCGACTGCACGTAGCGCCGCGACGCTACCCACATCGAGATATTCCGGCATCCGACGCTCTCCGCGAGCTCGCGCAGCTACCCCAATGGGGGGAGGTGCAAGAGCGCGTGGCGGCAGCCCAGTTGCGGGGCCGCGAACTGGCTCGCTTCCAACTGGATGCCACCTGTTCCGTGTTCACCTCGCTCAGCTCTCAGCGGTCCAAGGGAATCATCGTCGGCGCTGGCACGGGTAGCGGCAAGACACTCTCGTTCTACTTGCCGGCCTTCGCAGCGATGGCGGAACACGCGCACCCTGGTAGGGCAAAGCGCGTTCACACGCTGGCGCTCTACCCCCGCAAGGAACTCCTGCGCGACCAGCTTCGAGAGTCGATCCGCTCTGTTGACGACGTCGAGGAGGCGCTGCACGAGAGCAGGCGACGTCCTATCCGCGTCGGCGCGCTCTACGGTGACACCCCATGGAATGCCCAGGACCGGAGGGTGGAACCGAACTCAGGGCTCGCCACTGCCTGGAAGCGCACTCCCCAGGGCGTTGTGTGCCCGTTTCTGCCCTGCCCCGCCCAGGACTGCGGCACTGGGGAACTCCAGTGGACAGACGAGGACCGAAGGCAAGGCCGGGAGCGGCTGACCTGTACCAGGTGCGGCTACACCTTGAAGGACGGGCGCCTGGCGCTCACCCGGGAGTCCCTCAAGAAGAACCCGCCGGATCTGCTATTCACCACTACTGAGATGCTGAACCGCTGTAGCGGTGACAGCTATCTGGAGTGGCTGCTCGGGTGGTGCGGCAGCAATTCCGCTCCCTCCCTCGTGCTGCTCGATGAGGTCCACACCTATAGCGGTCTTCACGGCGCGCAGGTGGCACTACTGTTGCGACGCTGGCGTGAGGCAGCACACCGCCCCATGACGTTCGTCGGTCTCTCTGCGACCCTTCGTGACGCGGATAAGTTCTTCGCTCAACTTGTCGGCCTTCGTCCGAGCGATGTCGACCCAATTGAACCGGCCGACGAGGCCATGAAGTCCGAGGGCCGTGAGTACGCCCTGGCGCTGCGCGGCGACCCGGTGTCCGGAACAAGCCTGCTGTCTACGTCGATCCAAACGGCCATGCTCCACGGCCGCATGCTCGACCTGGATAAGAAGCAATACCTCTACGGCTCCACGGGCTTCCTCTTCACGGATGACCTGGACGTCACCAACCGCTTCTACAACGACTTGCGCGATGCGGAAGGCGGCCAGAACCGGGCAGGCCGCCGCAACGGCCGCAGGCCAGTACTTGCGGGCCTGCGTTCTTCGGAACGTAACGAGCATGCTGCGCGCTACGTGGACGGTCAGTCCTGGGACATCGCCGAAAAGATAGGGCATGACCTCGACCCGACTCTGCAACTCCACCACCTGCATGTCGGCCGTACGTCCTCTCAGGACGTCGGGGTCGACCACGACGCGAACCTGACCGTAGCGACGGCCGCCCTCGAAGTCGGCTTCAACGACCCACGCGTGGGCCTGGTACTCCAGCACAAGGCACCCCGTGATGCAGCCGCGTTCATCCAGCGCCGTGGCCGCGCAGGCCGAGAGCGCGGCACAAGGCCGATCACTGTGGTCACGCTCTCGGACTACGGCCGGGACCGACTCGCATACCAGGCGTACGAGACCCTCTTCGCACCTCAGGTACCTGCACGAAGCCTGCCGATCGGCAACCGTTTCGTACTCAAGATCCAAGCCACCCAGGCCCTGTTGGACTGGGCGAGCCGCAAGCTACGTTCCAAGAAACTGTGGGCCGACCCCCGAAAGATCCTCAAAGCCCCCATCGGCCATGCCGTGCGTAATGAGGACCGGCCAGGTCACGACATGCTGACATCGCTGCTGCAGGCGATCCTCGACAAGCCTGATCTGCAGGACGAACTTGCCCAACACCTGGGGAGGGCTCTGCAGATCAACGCAGACGAGGTCCAGGCCCTGCTGTGGGAGCAACCTCGATCGCTGCTGCTGTCTGTCGTTCCCACCGCGCTGCGGCGGCTGCGCAGCGACTGGTCGTTCCAGCGCATTGATCCGGGCGCGAAGGAAGGCTCCCTCCTCCCCGAGTTCATCACGCGCTCACTCTTCGAGCCGCTGAACCTGCCCGAGGTTGAACTGCTCTTGCCGTTCAATACGAACGACACGTTGGAACAGTTGCCGATCGCCAGGGCGCTACGTGAGGCCGTACCAGGACGCGTCAGCCGACGATTCGGGCACCGCCGTGATGAGCACCGCACATGGTTGCCCGTTCCACCGGTCGGCAGCAGCACTCTGCCGCTGACCCAGATCGTGCAACATGCCGATCCTGAAGGAACCTGGCACCCCGATGGTTACGCATCAGAGGGACTTCAGGTCTTCCGGCCCACGCAGTTGAAGCTGGAGCAGCCAGGCCAGGAGATCTCCGACCGGTCGCAGGGGCTCCCCATATGGGGTAGTCAGATCGTTGTGTCCGAGGAGGCGCCACCGGCCCCGGCGGACATTCCGAACCCGTCTCTCTGGCATGAGCGCGTGCAGGCCGTCCGCTTCGCCACGCACGCTGCCGGCAACCCCATCGAGATGCGGCGCATGACCATCGGCGCCGATTGCCAAGTGGCGCTCGAGCGCGGAGAAGTCGAGACACGCAAGGTCTACTATGAACTGCACGGCAAGCCAGTTGCTCTTGGCTTCAGACTTGGCGTCGACGCTGTGCAGGTCCTGCTCAGGCCCCTGAACACCTCGGAACCTGCGGTCAGGGAGTACCTGTCGTCTCCGCAGTGGCGGTCACTTGCGTTCTCGTACACCTTCGCCGAGGACCCTGCTCTCGAGGAAGTCGCGAACAAGTTCCAGCGTGCGTGGCTTGGCCAGGTCTATCTCACAGCCTTTGCGCTCGAAGGCATCAAGCAATCTCGCACCGCCGTGGAGATCCGAGCATCACTCGCTAACGGAGCGTGGACTGGGGAACTGTCACGCATCCTGAGCGTCCTCTACCGCGACAACAGCGACCCCGACCAGGCTGTCGAGAATGCACGGCTGATCGACGGGCTCACGGAGTTGCTGCGAGACGCACGGGTGCTCACCGCTGTTGACCGGGCGGCGGAACACCTCGTTGATCCGAATATTGCTGTCCGGACTGAGGACCTGGCTCAGCGCACCTATCGCGACACGGTGGCCGCGGCGATCCTCTCCGCTGCGCAGAGAGCCTGCCCCGACTCGCAGGACGGGGACCTGATCGTCGACGTGGCGCCCGGTGCCACCAGCAGCGCGCCCACTGTCGTGTGGCTCAGCGAGACCTCCGTAGGCGGTCTGGGGGTTGTAGAGAGCCTGGTGCGCTTCTACGGGGAAGACCCTCGCCGTTTCTGGGGACTTGTCACCAGTGCGTTGGCCCCAAGCGACTACGAGTACGTAGACGCCACACTCACCCAGTTGCTCCGTCACCTGGCCGACGAGCCTGGGGGGGATGCCGCAGAAGCCATGCGCGCATTGAGAGGAGCCGAGGATGCCGAAGCGGCCGAGGAGGCCCTGAACTCTCTCCTGGCCGCGTGGGAACAGTTGGACGGCCCTCCCCGTCGCACTGCGGTTTCAGCGTTGTCGACCCGCCTTCTCCGGCCGGGGGCCGGACCCGACACTGACGCGCAGGCTCTCGCCATGGTCGATGCGTGGGCCGGACTGGAGCAGAGGCTCGGTGTAGAGGTCGACGCGAACGTCATTGCCTTCGCGGTCGGCGACAACCGACTGAACGTCGGCGGGGGCAAGCGGCTGACAGCCGACCAGGCCTTCAGCATGCTCTGGCCTCGCGGACGACAAGCTCGCACGCAGGATCTCCAGCACTACCAGCCCTATGCGGACGCCCCGGTACTGGATCGACTGCTTGTGCGCGAGGCTCACAACGACCGGCTGCCTGAGGTGGACGTCACGGCGAGCGATTGGGTCCTGGCCTACCAGAAGGCCATGACCGACAGTGGCGCCGCGGACCTCATCTGTCCCGCAGGCGAGTCGCAAGCCCTGGCGGAAGCCCTAGTTCGCGTGCCGGCGCTGCCGGTGGACCGGGATGTCCTGCGCGTCCATGGCGAGGTTCGTAGCTACGCCAGGCATCGAGACGAGCTCCGTGTGCGGGTGGAGCTGCGGGAGGCAACCCAGTGA
- the dpdH gene encoding protein DpdH — MADFRRMLCWEPAVAASTINTEAISPSRSVFLATHAPLRIKRARLMDGKELVIGGDPIGERAVLEDFLALRADSGTLLMPVVGESGSGKSHLVRWVREQLAGMEEGADQREVIYLEKSKTSLKAVVSTLIAQVESNDLAQLKDDINRFTEDVNEESLARRILNELSEALEATSPNSESRPLARMLVGPGKLAAVLLDPHVRAELLAPGRFVPELAHQLIHNRRDGQADRPEGFSISDLPLDIRDIQSASGMAQKLLGTISTRGDLQGIAVDLLNRHLEAAIKSAANLGAGRLLDAMKQVREEYHRQGKEIVLLIEDFALIQGVQRDLLDAVVEAANREGKTTLAPIRTLMAVTTGYFQSLEETVLTRIQAATGYVYHLDVPFSPEETGRTEIASFVGRYLNAGRLGRDELERASNDDVPNKCATCPLRTECHEAFGATADGYGLYPFNESSLVRAVHSTADQTKPWSFNPRAVLGSVVRPVLVEHATAMQQGEFPDPMFRQRFRPTKLDRPVNRDVLGFVAANDHDPASAERRNLALEFWGDAPEHANSLHPTILEAFSLEPLGSEGGQSHQPASVAVPGQPNAEEAKSETGASGKDDELPRELQRMLETVDEWLTREGGLDTATATRIRGVVSTAVVQRYQWNSPLMRAVVSTELRRVAWPSKATIVSIEGAKENLLGVENAPITFSRRPKDSWFFDSLLKAERDLPARAEDIRRLAFLAERHGQDLTARLQQYMEFTDDHLVAGFRASLIGAALAGRAWPGMPTSQLVAAALDDGQEWRREDGGIRAEKWMDMLRGHLRARPELVKQLRYAVGIAQGIGAVNMVDAARVLPLLDRAASSWSWDAETLDIPKWVKPAVTGFASWTTILEDQLNRHEELLNSIRSRQPRGTTGVQTMAAIRDVLGAAREVGLPLTAEQTRQFDALLQAAQNADWKAISALEDDLVKAGDDSRDSSTRHHAQLVAAVKDRGDSLKLIQQLLIASNDWLDAALASAESRSSGSAGDSAAEDVGQICVEWQALTAVPSAEDDGEDW; from the coding sequence ATGGCTGACTTCCGCAGGATGCTCTGCTGGGAACCAGCTGTGGCAGCCTCCACCATCAATACTGAGGCGATCAGCCCCTCGCGTTCGGTCTTCTTGGCCACTCATGCACCGTTGCGGATCAAGCGCGCGCGGCTCATGGACGGGAAAGAGCTCGTCATCGGAGGCGACCCGATCGGTGAGAGGGCGGTCCTCGAAGACTTCCTGGCGCTCCGAGCGGACAGCGGGACCTTGCTCATGCCGGTCGTGGGTGAGTCTGGCTCAGGTAAGTCGCATCTTGTCCGATGGGTTCGAGAGCAACTGGCTGGCATGGAAGAGGGAGCGGACCAGAGAGAAGTCATCTACCTCGAGAAGTCCAAGACCAGCCTCAAGGCCGTCGTCAGCACGCTCATCGCGCAGGTGGAAAGCAACGACCTGGCTCAACTCAAAGATGACATCAACAGGTTCACTGAGGACGTCAACGAGGAGTCCCTGGCAAGGCGCATCCTCAATGAACTGAGCGAGGCGCTCGAGGCCACGTCCCCGAACTCAGAGTCACGCCCTTTGGCTCGGATGCTTGTTGGCCCCGGCAAGCTGGCTGCGGTGCTCCTTGACCCCCATGTCCGTGCGGAGTTGCTCGCGCCTGGGAGGTTCGTCCCTGAACTGGCCCATCAGCTGATTCACAATCGCCGGGATGGGCAGGCGGACCGCCCCGAGGGCTTCAGCATCAGCGACCTGCCGCTCGACATTCGCGACATCCAATCCGCGTCGGGAATGGCGCAGAAGCTACTCGGCACGATCAGCACACGCGGTGACCTGCAGGGAATTGCGGTAGACCTACTCAACAGGCACCTCGAAGCCGCAATCAAGAGCGCCGCCAACCTTGGGGCAGGCCGGCTACTCGATGCAATGAAACAGGTACGAGAGGAGTACCACCGGCAGGGCAAGGAGATCGTCCTGCTCATCGAGGACTTCGCTCTCATCCAAGGTGTCCAGCGAGACCTCCTAGATGCCGTGGTAGAAGCAGCAAACCGTGAGGGCAAGACGACTCTCGCCCCCATCCGCACACTCATGGCCGTGACGACGGGCTACTTCCAATCCTTGGAGGAGACAGTCCTAACCCGTATCCAGGCCGCCACGGGCTACGTCTACCACCTGGACGTTCCCTTCAGCCCGGAAGAGACGGGACGTACAGAGATTGCCTCGTTCGTCGGCCGTTACCTGAATGCTGGGCGTTTGGGCCGCGACGAACTCGAGCGTGCAAGCAACGACGACGTTCCCAACAAGTGCGCGACCTGCCCACTGCGAACGGAGTGCCACGAGGCTTTCGGAGCAACCGCCGACGGCTATGGCTTGTACCCGTTCAACGAGTCGTCTCTCGTACGCGCCGTCCACTCAACGGCAGACCAGACCAAGCCTTGGTCCTTCAACCCCCGTGCCGTGCTGGGAAGCGTCGTACGACCGGTCTTGGTTGAACACGCCACCGCCATGCAGCAGGGCGAGTTCCCCGACCCCATGTTCCGGCAACGGTTCCGGCCGACCAAACTCGACAGGCCCGTCAACCGCGACGTACTCGGCTTCGTAGCAGCGAATGATCACGACCCGGCCTCAGCGGAGCGACGTAACCTGGCGCTCGAGTTTTGGGGAGACGCCCCCGAGCACGCCAACAGCCTCCACCCCACCATCTTGGAGGCATTCTCCCTAGAACCGCTGGGCAGCGAAGGAGGGCAAAGCCATCAGCCTGCATCTGTAGCGGTGCCGGGGCAGCCCAACGCCGAAGAGGCAAAGTCCGAGACAGGAGCCAGTGGCAAAGATGACGAGCTCCCCAGGGAACTTCAGCGAATGCTGGAGACCGTGGACGAGTGGCTCACCCGCGAGGGTGGCCTAGATACCGCCACCGCGACTCGGATCCGCGGTGTCGTCTCCACCGCGGTCGTCCAGCGATACCAGTGGAACTCACCTCTGATGCGGGCAGTGGTCAGTACCGAACTACGAAGGGTTGCCTGGCCAAGCAAGGCGACCATCGTGTCCATCGAGGGCGCGAAGGAGAACTTGCTCGGCGTCGAGAATGCCCCCATCACCTTCTCTCGTCGTCCGAAGGACAGTTGGTTCTTCGACAGCCTGCTGAAAGCTGAGCGGGACCTTCCAGCACGAGCCGAAGACATCCGACGCCTGGCGTTCTTGGCCGAGAGGCACGGCCAAGACCTCACTGCACGGCTGCAGCAGTACATGGAGTTCACCGATGATCACCTCGTCGCGGGATTCCGTGCATCGCTGATCGGAGCGGCACTCGCCGGCCGGGCATGGCCCGGAATGCCCACTTCGCAACTCGTCGCCGCGGCGCTTGATGACGGGCAAGAGTGGCGTCGCGAGGACGGTGGGATCCGCGCGGAAAAGTGGATGGACATGCTCCGTGGGCACCTCAGAGCGCGTCCTGAACTCGTGAAGCAACTCCGTTACGCCGTAGGTATCGCCCAGGGCATCGGTGCGGTGAACATGGTTGATGCCGCACGCGTTCTTCCTCTGCTCGACAGGGCCGCGTCATCGTGGAGTTGGGATGCCGAGACGCTGGACATCCCTAAATGGGTGAAGCCGGCCGTCACTGGGTTCGCGTCCTGGACAACCATCCTCGAGGACCAACTCAACCGCCACGAAGAACTACTCAACTCGATTCGAAGCCGTCAGCCTCGGGGCACCACTGGCGTACAGACCATGGCTGCAATCCGCGACGTTCTCGGTGCTGCGCGAGAAGTGGGACTGCCGCTGACGGCCGAACAGACACGTCAATTCGATGCCCTGCTTCAGGCTGCCCAGAACGCGGACTGGAAGGCCATCTCTGCACTCGAAGACGACCTGGTCAAGGCGGGCGACGACAGCCGCGATTCCTCAACTCGTCATCACGCCCAACTGGTTGCCGCTGTCAAGGACCGCGGTGACTCGCTCAAGCTGATTCAACAACTGCTAATTGCCAGTAACGACTGGCTGGACGCTGCTCTTGCCAGCGCCGAGTCACGGTCTAGTGGCTCCGCAGGTGACAGTGCCGCGGAAGACGTGGGGCAAATCTGTGTGGAGTGGCAGGCGCTCACCGCTGTCCCGTCCGCCGAAGACGACGGGGAGGACTGGTGA
- the dpdG gene encoding protein DpdG, which produces MTLLNVDAAIPSQTWAVVRLLAYLGKSIALDEARALVSPPSLRSEDTSTKPPFDCAISSLQVLGLVHVDDDRQELSLAGPAKALARSDDLDTYSRILRHAVLEADYNKELGANNDAAGPRDLTRALAWFLMHDPMEQPIDSVAAEKLLDYKDSKDRKVLRLEVLPIFANPTRWLRFGYWAPTLGLAAAPLFRGEGRGPLVPDCTLAVKQTVLQLWQPAQRINAVEALQVLREHLPVLPGGAHSLAVGIPSPGESVAGAALSFALLRGHDEKWLHLEHDDDARKILLLHDPERPASPRPVSDITILEPTDG; this is translated from the coding sequence ATGACTCTCCTGAACGTAGACGCAGCCATTCCCTCCCAGACATGGGCTGTGGTCCGCCTCCTCGCCTACTTGGGGAAGAGCATCGCCTTGGACGAGGCGCGGGCGCTGGTCAGTCCTCCTTCTTTGCGCTCAGAGGACACGTCGACCAAGCCGCCCTTCGACTGTGCTATCAGTTCCCTCCAGGTCCTGGGGTTGGTGCACGTCGATGACGACCGGCAGGAACTCTCGCTGGCCGGCCCAGCCAAGGCTCTTGCCCGCAGCGACGATCTCGACACATACTCCCGCATCCTGCGTCACGCAGTCCTCGAAGCGGACTACAACAAGGAGTTGGGCGCCAACAACGATGCGGCAGGCCCCCGAGACCTCACTCGCGCGCTCGCTTGGTTCCTCATGCACGACCCGATGGAGCAACCAATCGACAGCGTCGCCGCGGAGAAACTCCTGGACTACAAGGACAGCAAGGACCGTAAGGTGTTGCGGCTCGAAGTGCTTCCCATCTTCGCTAACCCCACCCGCTGGCTCCGCTTCGGCTACTGGGCGCCCACTCTCGGCCTTGCCGCAGCCCCGCTCTTCCGCGGTGAAGGCCGCGGCCCACTAGTCCCGGACTGCACCCTGGCCGTCAAGCAAACAGTGCTTCAGTTGTGGCAACCAGCCCAGCGAATCAATGCGGTTGAGGCACTACAAGTTCTGCGGGAGCACCTACCGGTGTTGCCTGGCGGCGCACACTCGCTCGCGGTGGGGATCCCCAGTCCCGGCGAGAGTGTGGCCGGTGCCGCCCTCTCGTTTGCTCTCCTGCGTGGCCACGATGAGAAGTGGCTTCATCTGGAGCACGACGACGATGCTCGGAAGATTCTTCTCCTGCACGACCCTGAAAGGCCCGCCAGCCCACGCCCCGTTAGCGACATCACGATCCTGGAGCCCACCGATGGCTGA